From Cricetulus griseus strain 17A/GY chromosome 1 unlocalized genomic scaffold, alternate assembly CriGri-PICRH-1.0 chr1_0, whole genome shotgun sequence, a single genomic window includes:
- the Akr1d1 gene encoding aldo-keto reductase family 1 member D1 isoform X1 has product MNLSATNHQIPLSDGNSIPVIGLGTYSDPRPVPRETYMAVKMAIDQGYRHFDGAYLYHNEHEVGEAIREKIAEGKVKREEIFYCGKLWATDHLPERVRPALERTLQSLKLDYVDLYIIEIPMAFKPGMQEYPRDENGQWLYHKSDLCATWEALEACKDAGLVKSLGVSNFNRRQLELILNKPGLKYKPVSNQVECHPYFTQPKLLKFCQQHDIVIVAYSPLGTCRNPSWVNVSSPSLLKDKLLNSLGKRYNKTAAQIGLRFNIQRGVVVIPKSFNPQRMKENFQIFDFSLTEEEMKDIEALNKNVRFVELLMWSDHPEYPFHDEY; this is encoded by the exons GTTCCCAGGGAGACCTATATGGCAGTGAAAATGGCCATTGACCAGGGGTACCGGCACTTTGATGGGGCCTATCTTTATCACAATGAACATGAAGTTGGTGAGGCCATCAGAGAAAAGATAGCAGAAGGGAAAGTAAAGAGGGAAGAGATTTTCTACTGTGGAAAG ctgTGGGCTACAGACCACCTCCCAGAGAGGGTCCGCCCAGCCCTGGAAAGGACTCTGCAGAGCCTCAAGCTGGATTACGTGGACCTTTATATCATTGAAATACCCATGGCCTTTAAG CCCGGAATGCAAGAGTATCCTCGAGATGAAAATGGCCAATGGTTATACCACAAGTCAGATCTGTGTGCCACATGGGAG GCACTGGAAGCTTGCAAAGATGCTGGCTTGGTGAAATCCCTCGGGGTATCTAATTTTAACCGCAGGCAGCTGGAACTCATCTTGAACAAGCCAGGGCTCAAGTACAAGCCAGTCAGCAACCAG GTGGAGTGCCACCCATATTTCACCCAACCAAAACTCTTGAAATTTTGCCAGCAGCATGACATTGTTATTGTCGCTTATAGCCCTTTGGGGACCTGTCGGAATCCATCATG ggTGAATGTATCTTCTCCATCCTTGTTAAAGGATAAACTTTTAAACTCACTGGGGAAAAGGTACAATAAGACGGCGGCTCAAATTGGGTTGCGTTTCAACATCCAGCGAGGGGTGGTTGTCATTCCTAAAAGCTTTAATCCCCAAAGGATGAAGGAAAACTTCCAG ATCTTTGACTTCTCTCTcactgaagaagaaatgaaggacatTGAGGCCTTGAATAAAAATGTCCGCTTCGTGGAGTTGCTCAT GTGGAGTGACCATCCTGAATACCCATTTCATGACGAATACTGA